A region from the Hypericibacter adhaerens genome encodes:
- a CDS encoding rod shape-determining protein translates to MLGRLLGMLSADMAIDLGTANTLVYVKGRGIVLNEPSVVAIHEVKGRKHVLAVGDEAKMMLGRTPGNITAIRPLRDGVIADFEVAEEMIKHFIRKVHNRRSFASPQIIVCVPSGSTAVERRAIQESAESAGARRVFLIEEPMAAAIGAGLPVTEPTGSMVVDIGGGTTEVAVLSLGGIVYSRSVRVGGDKMDEAIIAYIRRNHNLLVGEGSAERIKKEIGSACPPEDGDGRVMEIKGRDLMNGVPKELVITERQIAESLAEPVGAIIEAVKVALEHTAPELAADIVDKGIVLTGGGALLSNLDLVLRHSTGLPVSIADDPLTCVALGTGRCLEEMKTLKNVLINMY, encoded by the coding sequence ATGCTGGGTAGATTGCTGGGGATGCTGTCCGCCGATATGGCGATCGACCTCGGCACGGCGAACACGCTGGTCTATGTCAAGGGCCGCGGGATCGTGCTGAACGAGCCGTCGGTGGTGGCGATCCACGAGGTCAAGGGGCGCAAGCACGTCCTGGCCGTGGGCGACGAGGCGAAGATGATGCTGGGCCGCACGCCGGGCAACATCACCGCGATCCGCCCCTTGCGCGACGGCGTCATCGCCGACTTCGAGGTCGCGGAAGAGATGATCAAGCATTTCATCCGCAAGGTTCACAACCGGCGCAGCTTCGCGAGCCCGCAGATCATCGTCTGCGTGCCCTCGGGCTCGACCGCGGTCGAGCGCCGCGCCATCCAGGAATCGGCCGAGAGCGCCGGGGCCCGCCGCGTGTTCCTGATCGAGGAGCCGATGGCGGCCGCGATCGGCGCCGGCCTGCCCGTGACCGAGCCCACCGGCTCGATGGTGGTCGATATCGGCGGCGGCACCACCGAGGTGGCCGTGCTCTCGCTCGGCGGCATCGTCTATTCGCGCTCGGTGCGCGTCGGCGGCGACAAGATGGACGAGGCGATCATCGCCTATATCCGCCGCAACCATAACCTTCTCGTCGGTGAAGGTTCGGCCGAGCGCATCAAGAAGGAGATCGGCTCGGCCTGCCCGCCCGAGGATGGCGACGGCCGCGTCATGGAGATCAAGGGCCGCGATCTGATGAACGGCGTGCCGAAGGAGCTCGTCATCACCGAGCGCCAGATCGCCGAAAGCCTGGCCGAGCCCGTGGGCGCCATCATCGAGGCGGTCAAGGTGGCGCTCGAGCACACGGCGCCCGAGCTCGCCGCCGACATCGTCGACAAGGGCATCGTGCTCACCGGCGGCGGCGCCCTGCTCTCGAACCTCGACCTGGTGCTGCGTCACTCGACCGGCCTGCCGGTCTCGATCGCGGACGATCCGCTGACCTGCGTGGCGCTCGGCACCGGGCGCTGCCTGGAGGAGATGAAGACGCTCAAGAACGTCCTCATCAATATGTATTGA